One segment of Thermoplasmata archaeon DNA contains the following:
- a CDS encoding nucleoside-diphosphate kinase, with the protein MEQTYLMVKPDGVQRGLCGEILSRFEKKGLKIVGLKFMVIPKDVAEKHYGEHKDKPFFPSLINYITSGPVMAMVLEGEDAVQICRNMMGKTKPIESAPGTIRGDYAMVTGCNIIHGSDSVESAKREISIFFKPEELVTYDRTADKWIYE; encoded by the coding sequence ATGGAGCAGACCTACCTCATGGTGAAGCCCGACGGAGTCCAGCGCGGACTCTGCGGGGAGATCCTCTCACGCTTCGAGAAGAAAGGACTGAAGATCGTCGGTCTCAAGTTCATGGTCATCCCCAAAGATGTTGCTGAGAAGCACTACGGGGAGCACAAGGACAAGCCCTTCTTCCCCTCGCTGATCAACTACATCACCTCCGGACCCGTCATGGCGATGGTCCTCGAGGGAGAGGATGCAGTCCAGATCTGCAGGAACATGATGGGCAAGACCAAGCCGATCGAGTCCGCACCCGGAACCATCCGCGGCGATTACGCAATGGTGACCGGATGCAACATCATCCACGGTTCGGATTCTGTGGAGTCCGCTAAGAGGGAGATCTCCATCTTCTTCAAGCCCGAGGAGCTTGTCACATACGACAGGACCGCGGACAAGTGGATCTACGAGTGA